One genomic segment of Pyruvatibacter mobilis includes these proteins:
- a CDS encoding DUF6134 family protein: MSGFLAVSSQSPAWAASVDEVRSLYGEGIEFGIYRNGSPIGRHSVSFAADEDGLRVNTDFDLKVGALFVTLYRLDYASEALWRDGKLVALTARTDQNGDVAEVEARAEGDLIRVDGPNGPYEAPLTVYPTNHWNAGVIGTDKVINTITGRVADVRLVPKGTEQVETAHGVIEATRYQYEGAIDNEVWYDARGRWVKMRFPGTDGSTIELRCRKCKAVDVADADF, encoded by the coding sequence GTGTCCGGTTTTCTGGCGGTTTCAAGCCAGTCACCGGCCTGGGCAGCGTCCGTGGATGAGGTTCGCTCGCTGTATGGTGAGGGGATCGAGTTCGGGATTTACCGCAATGGGTCGCCTATCGGCCGACACAGTGTGAGCTTTGCGGCCGATGAGGACGGGCTCCGGGTCAACACGGACTTCGACCTCAAGGTGGGCGCGCTTTTCGTGACGCTGTACCGGCTCGATTATGCGTCCGAAGCCCTGTGGCGGGACGGCAAGCTGGTGGCGCTTACCGCGCGCACGGACCAGAACGGTGACGTGGCCGAAGTTGAGGCGCGAGCCGAAGGCGATTTGATCCGGGTCGACGGGCCGAACGGCCCCTATGAGGCGCCGCTGACCGTCTATCCCACCAATCACTGGAATGCCGGCGTCATCGGTACCGACAAGGTGATCAACACGATCACCGGGCGGGTGGCCGATGTGCGGCTGGTGCCGAAGGGGACGGAGCAGGTGGAGACGGCCCACGGCGTGATCGAGGCCACGCGCTACCAGTATGAGGGGGCGATCGACAACGAGGTCTGGTATGACGCCCGGGGGCGCTGGGTGAAAATGCGGTTTCCGGGGACGGACGGCTCGACGATCGAGCTGCGCTGCCGCAAATGCAAGGCGGTGGATGTGGCGGACGCGGATTTCTGA
- the rpoH gene encoding RNA polymerase sigma factor RpoH, which produces MANNTIPSLTPDGSLTRYLQEIRKFPMLEPEEEYMLAKRYAEHEDSDAAHKMVTSHLRLVAKIAMGYRGYGLPIAEVISEGNVGLMQAVKRFDPEKGFRLATYAMWWIRAAIQEYILRSWSLVKIGTTAAQKKLFFNLRKAKSKIDALEDGDLHPDQVQAIATKLGVPEQDVINMNRRMSNGGDQSLNAPLRADADGGEWQDWLVDESETAEDVVSENEELTRRREMLHTAMETLNEREMHILTERRLKDEPSTLEELSQEYGISRERVRQIEVRAFEKLQKAMRAAHKDEIRATREKAEEYAN; this is translated from the coding sequence ATGGCGAACAATACGATTCCGAGCCTCACGCCGGACGGCAGCCTGACGCGCTACCTGCAGGAAATCCGCAAATTTCCGATGCTGGAGCCGGAAGAGGAATACATGCTCGCCAAGCGCTATGCCGAGCACGAGGATTCCGACGCCGCCCACAAGATGGTGACGAGCCATCTGCGCCTCGTCGCCAAGATCGCCATGGGCTATCGCGGCTACGGCCTGCCGATTGCCGAGGTGATCTCCGAGGGCAATGTGGGCCTGATGCAGGCCGTGAAGCGCTTCGACCCTGAAAAGGGCTTCCGCCTGGCCACCTACGCCATGTGGTGGATCCGCGCCGCCATCCAGGAATACATCCTCCGCTCCTGGTCGCTGGTGAAGATCGGCACCACGGCGGCGCAAAAGAAGCTGTTCTTCAACCTGCGCAAGGCCAAGAGCAAGATCGACGCGCTGGAAGACGGCGACCTGCATCCGGACCAGGTCCAGGCCATCGCCACCAAGCTGGGCGTGCCCGAGCAGGACGTGATCAACATGAACCGCCGCATGTCCAATGGCGGCGACCAGTCCCTCAACGCGCCCCTGCGGGCCGACGCCGATGGCGGCGAGTGGCAGGACTGGCTGGTGGATGAAAGCGAAACCGCCGAGGATGTCGTCTCCGAGAATGAGGAGCTGACGCGCCGCCGCGAAATGCTGCACACCGCCATGGAAACCCTCAATGAGCGCGAGATGCACATCCTCACCGAGCGCCGCCTCAAGGATGAGCCCTCGACGCTGGAAGAGCTGAGCCAGGAATATGGCATCAGCCGCGAGCGCGTGCGCCAGATCGAGGTCCGCGCGTTTGAGAAGCTGCAAAAGGCCATGCGGGCCGCGCACAAGGACGAGATCCGCGCCACCCGCGAAAAGGCCGAGGAATACGCAAACTAG
- a CDS encoding RluA family pseudouridine synthase, translated as MDASDEGDGASVLRVFVGPDAPKMRIDKLLAEALPDFSRARLQALIAEGAVTLMDAPYKEDESQDVQDATARPVRSASAKIQPETALDITLPPLKAAEPVPQAIPLDVLYEDNHVIVINKPAGMVVHPAAGNEDGTLVNALLHHCAGSLSGIGGVARPGIVHRLDKDTSGVMIAAKTDQAHKALADQFASHGADGALERAYLALVWGSPKRQKTIIDAPLGRAPHDRKKMAVVSEAAGRRAVTHVEVRERFEPDGKPVAALVECRLETGRTHQIRVHLTREGTPVIGDPVYGRSHMTMANALPDPARSLAKSFSRQALHAYLLGFTHPETGEKLVFEAPLPEDMTALLASLEAL; from the coding sequence ATGGATGCCAGCGACGAGGGGGACGGCGCAAGTGTCTTGCGCGTTTTTGTCGGCCCTGACGCCCCGAAAATGCGGATCGACAAGCTGCTGGCCGAAGCCCTGCCTGATTTCTCCCGCGCCCGCCTCCAGGCCCTGATCGCCGAAGGCGCGGTGACGCTGATGGATGCTCCGTATAAGGAAGATGAATCTCAGGACGTGCAGGACGCTACCGCTCGCCCAGTCAGGAGCGCGTCCGCCAAGATCCAGCCCGAAACAGCACTCGATATCACCCTGCCGCCCCTCAAGGCGGCCGAGCCTGTGCCGCAGGCCATCCCCCTCGACGTGCTTTACGAAGACAACCACGTCATTGTCATCAACAAGCCCGCCGGCATGGTCGTGCATCCCGCCGCCGGCAATGAGGACGGCACGCTGGTGAACGCGCTGCTGCATCATTGCGCGGGCTCCCTGTCAGGCATCGGCGGCGTCGCCCGTCCGGGCATCGTCCACCGCTTGGACAAGGACACCTCCGGCGTCATGATCGCCGCCAAGACGGATCAGGCCCACAAGGCCCTGGCCGATCAGTTCGCCTCCCATGGCGCCGACGGGGCGCTGGAACGCGCCTATCTGGCCCTCGTCTGGGGCAGCCCCAAGCGCCAGAAGACAATCATCGACGCCCCCCTGGGCCGTGCGCCCCACGACCGCAAGAAGATGGCGGTTGTGTCCGAGGCAGCCGGCCGCCGCGCGGTCACCCATGTGGAAGTGCGCGAGCGCTTCGAGCCCGACGGCAAGCCCGTGGCAGCCCTCGTCGAATGCCGGCTGGAAACCGGCCGCACCCATCAGATCCGCGTCCACCTCACCCGCGAAGGCACCCCCGTGATCGGGGACCCGGTCTATGGCCGCAGCCACATGACCATGGCCAATGCCCTGCCGGACCCGGCAAGAAGCCTCGCCAAGTCCTTTTCGCGCCAGGCGCTGCACGCCTATCTGCTGGGCTTCACCCACCCGGAAACGGGAGAAAAGCTGGTTTTTGAAGCTCCCCTGCCCGAAGACATGACAGCCCTCCTCGCCTCTTTAGAAGCGCTATAA
- a CDS encoding DUF1134 domain-containing protein: MIPSRRPARSRAAAATGQSALAVITIVTALVMAALLIAAGTARAEDTAASGDTYSKDEVLQAVEGFFGDVSEDMARAVDKVFADQGRPNAYIVGEEGAGAIGVGLRYGSGTLNMKPGRVKKVYWQGPSIGWDIGGNASKVFTLVYNLPNVDSIYRRFPGVEGSLYVIGGVGVNYQQAGDTILAPMRAGAGLRAGANVGYLSYTRERKILPF, encoded by the coding sequence ATGATCCCGTCACGCCGCCCAGCCCGCAGCCGTGCCGCCGCCGCAACCGGGCAATCCGCGCTGGCCGTCATCACCATCGTCACAGCGCTGGTGATGGCTGCCCTGCTGATCGCGGCCGGTACCGCCCGCGCCGAAGACACCGCCGCATCGGGCGACACCTATTCCAAGGATGAAGTCCTGCAGGCCGTCGAAGGCTTCTTCGGGGACGTCTCCGAAGACATGGCCCGCGCTGTCGACAAGGTCTTCGCCGACCAGGGCCGTCCCAATGCCTATATCGTCGGCGAAGAAGGTGCCGGCGCCATCGGCGTCGGCCTGCGCTACGGCTCCGGCACGCTCAACATGAAGCCCGGCCGGGTGAAGAAGGTGTACTGGCAGGGCCCTTCCATCGGCTGGGACATCGGCGGCAACGCCTCCAAGGTGTTCACCCTGGTCTACAATCTGCCGAATGTGGACAGTATCTACCGCCGCTTCCCCGGCGTGGAAGGCTCGCTATACGTGATCGGCGGTGTCGGCGTGAACTACCAGCAGGCCGGCGACACCATCCTCGCTCCCATGCGCGCCGGTGCAGGCCTGCGCGCAGGTGCCAATGTCGGCTATCTGAGCTACACCCGCGAGCGCAAGATCCTGCCCTTCTGA
- a CDS encoding Rap1a/Tai family immunity protein, which produces MTIPFLPRIAFIFSARPAVTAALAVAAAIALFGASASPAHAQWVSTKELVDTYCDSNDAEHAAFCAGYVAGSLHVLMAPPNMFPKGRFCIDVEKQPKLSAIAERLVKLRKEEPELEATPAFTVIAAIIERGFPCPEEVLEATDAPADPAQQSAPTDLFGLPAEE; this is translated from the coding sequence ATGACCATCCCGTTCCTGCCGCGTATTGCATTCATCTTCTCAGCGCGCCCGGCCGTCACCGCGGCCCTGGCCGTGGCAGCCGCCATCGCCCTGTTCGGCGCCTCCGCCTCCCCCGCCCACGCCCAGTGGGTCTCCACCAAGGAGCTGGTCGACACATATTGCGACAGCAACGACGCGGAACATGCAGCCTTCTGCGCGGGTTATGTCGCCGGGTCATTGCATGTGCTGATGGCGCCGCCGAACATGTTCCCCAAGGGTCGGTTCTGCATCGATGTGGAAAAGCAGCCCAAGCTCTCGGCCATCGCCGAACGCCTGGTGAAGCTGCGCAAGGAGGAGCCGGAGCTTGAAGCCACCCCGGCCTTCACGGTTATCGCCGCCATCATCGAACGCGGATTCCCCTGCCCGGAGGAAGTGCTCGAGGCCACCGACGCACCGGCGGACCCCGCTCAGCAGAGCGCCCCGACCGATCTCTTCGGCCTGCCCGCTGAAGAGTAA
- a CDS encoding intermembrane phospholipid transport protein YdbH family protein produces MFVFLLVTGAAIGAALVYLPVLARPVIVQLAENAGIAGVDFTIDSIGWREASLTGLTLAATDTDTGTGTGTDENTSPDLTVGAARVTYDVAGLLRGRADRLVLESVRLAGEVTEDGTVHLPLLSRFSGGEGAGASGGFADLPLDGIEVTDAQLALATPEGPHVVTVDGMLDLSTHPRAELTLGVAGDAVSLSGDITAGMSGQWIKLAADALEAEIDLPGLPGRLALAKGAIALEAPGLEGGTGTLSGDLRFVRRDGDDLPLREASGRLDIGMTYDQGLLRLALPACSRVDLVWDRAQPIRAKSIDLCADGGRDVAGLRLGPAAGEPAWTVRALAEVEGFSYGTLVTGQMPDLAIDARQDADRGLVVSADMSGGKLRLPGQGIELAGLRGRVTLAPGHAGEAGRLDLTRADMRDLQAAPRFAPVVASADLSLDALGEDGWTKGRISGPVRVALPAGQSLARGTVTHDLRSGRGRLSFGTGTLLFSEKGMQPQALAPVLRGVVAAVNGQASVDGSLSWTRNGVSASGATVEMEGLGLQASAARFEGISGTLEFSSLVPVRTKGPQAIAIGVVDPGVPITGGVALVTVGDNGDVVIENAQWPFADGQLVLTSGALNTRASVQHAELAALQVNLATLLTLIDMDGLSGEGTLGGRVPIEIRDGTVFITKARLAAEPGGVLRYSSAGTDAAAERSEGANIAFKALENFRFEVLSVELDGPMDGDLALTVELKGANPELLEGYPVHLTIRTEGAFLELLRRGTVGFRALDVVRGTDQTGGVTIERVPPGP; encoded by the coding sequence GTGTTCGTCTTCCTGCTGGTGACCGGCGCGGCAATCGGGGCCGCGCTCGTGTATCTGCCGGTGCTTGCCCGGCCAGTGATTGTTCAGCTGGCTGAGAATGCGGGGATCGCGGGCGTTGATTTTACGATCGACAGCATCGGCTGGCGCGAGGCCAGCCTCACCGGCCTGACGCTGGCGGCTACGGATACGGACACTGGCACTGGCACTGGCACTGACGAGAACACGTCGCCTGATCTGACGGTGGGGGCTGCGCGCGTGACCTATGACGTGGCCGGGCTATTGCGCGGCCGGGCGGACCGGCTGGTGCTGGAGAGCGTGCGTCTTGCCGGGGAAGTGACCGAAGACGGCACGGTGCATCTGCCGTTGCTGTCACGGTTCAGCGGTGGTGAGGGTGCCGGGGCGTCCGGCGGATTTGCCGATCTGCCGCTTGACGGGATTGAGGTGACGGACGCGCAGCTGGCGCTGGCGACACCGGAAGGCCCGCATGTGGTGACGGTGGACGGGATGCTTGATCTGTCCACGCATCCGCGGGCGGAGCTGACGCTCGGGGTCGCGGGCGATGCGGTCTCCTTGTCCGGTGACATTACAGCCGGGATGTCCGGGCAGTGGATCAAGCTGGCGGCCGACGCGCTTGAGGCGGAGATTGACCTGCCGGGCCTGCCGGGGCGGCTGGCGCTGGCCAAGGGTGCGATTGCGCTTGAAGCGCCGGGGCTTGAGGGCGGAACCGGCACGCTGTCCGGTGATCTCCGCTTTGTGCGGCGGGACGGGGACGACCTGCCGCTGCGGGAGGCGTCCGGACGTCTCGATATCGGGATGACCTATGATCAGGGTCTGCTGCGGCTGGCGCTTCCGGCGTGCAGCCGGGTCGATCTTGTCTGGGACAGGGCGCAGCCGATCCGGGCGAAGTCCATTGATCTGTGTGCGGATGGCGGGCGCGACGTGGCCGGGCTGCGCCTTGGCCCGGCGGCGGGTGAGCCTGCCTGGACGGTGCGGGCGCTGGCGGAGGTCGAGGGGTTTTCCTACGGCACGCTGGTGACCGGGCAGATGCCGGATCTTGCCATTGACGCGCGGCAGGACGCGGATCGCGGGCTGGTGGTGTCGGCGGATATGTCCGGCGGCAAGCTGCGGTTGCCGGGGCAGGGAATCGAGCTTGCGGGCCTGCGGGGGCGGGTGACGCTGGCGCCGGGGCATGCGGGGGAGGCCGGGCGCCTGGACCTGACGCGGGCTGACATGCGCGATCTGCAGGCGGCCCCGCGGTTTGCGCCGGTGGTGGCATCGGCTGACCTGTCGCTTGATGCGCTGGGCGAGGATGGCTGGACAAAGGGACGGATCAGCGGGCCGGTGCGTGTGGCGCTGCCTGCGGGGCAGTCGCTGGCGCGCGGCACTGTCACTCATGATCTGCGCAGCGGGCGCGGGCGGCTGAGTTTCGGCACGGGGACATTGCTGTTTTCGGAGAAGGGCATGCAGCCGCAGGCGCTGGCGCCTGTCCTGCGCGGGGTCGTGGCGGCGGTGAACGGGCAGGCGAGTGTGGATGGGTCGCTCAGCTGGACGCGGAACGGGGTGTCTGCCTCCGGGGCGACCGTCGAGATGGAGGGGCTTGGGCTGCAGGCGTCGGCGGCGCGCTTTGAGGGCATTTCGGGCACGCTTGAGTTTTCGAGCCTCGTGCCGGTGCGCACAAAGGGGCCGCAGGCGATCGCGATCGGCGTTGTCGATCCCGGCGTGCCGATTACCGGGGGTGTTGCCCTGGTGACGGTGGGTGACAACGGGGATGTGGTGATCGAGAACGCGCAGTGGCCTTTTGCGGACGGGCAGCTGGTGCTGACATCGGGGGCGCTTAACACGCGGGCCAGCGTTCAGCATGCGGAACTTGCGGCGCTGCAGGTCAATCTCGCGACCCTGCTGACCCTGATCGACATGGATGGCCTGTCGGGCGAAGGGACGCTGGGGGGGCGGGTGCCGATCGAGATCCGCGACGGGACGGTGTTCATCACCAAGGCGCGGCTGGCGGCGGAGCCGGGCGGCGTGCTGCGCTATTCCTCCGCCGGGACGGATGCCGCTGCCGAGCGCTCGGAAGGGGCGAATATCGCCTTCAAGGCACTTGAGAATTTCCGCTTCGAGGTGCTGAGCGTGGAGCTGGACGGGCCGATGGATGGCGACCTTGCGCTGACGGTGGAACTCAAGGGGGCCAATCCGGAGCTCCTGGAGGGCTATCCGGTGCATCTGACGATCCGCACGGAAGGCGCATTTCTGGAACTGTTGCGGCGTGGTACGGTTGGGTTCAGGGCGCTTGATGTTGTGCGGGGCACGGATCAAACCGGTGGTGTGACGATTGAACGGGTGCCGCCGGGCCCCTAG
- a CDS encoding YnbE family lipoprotein, which produces MNGSLKNRPGRASAAAGIAAVALLVAACTPTVKVQAPDKPIEINLNVKIEQEVRIKVDRELDSVIANNPDLF; this is translated from the coding sequence ATGAACGGATCACTCAAAAACAGGCCGGGCAGGGCATCCGCCGCTGCTGGCATTGCGGCCGTGGCGCTGCTGGTTGCGGCCTGCACGCCGACGGTGAAGGTCCAGGCGCCGGACAAGCCCATCGAGATCAATCTCAATGTGAAGATCGAGCAGGAAGTGCGGATCAAGGTGGATCGCGAACTCGACAGCGTGATCGCCAACAATCCGGACCTGTTCTAG
- a CDS encoding YdbL family protein, producing the protein MTAFNRSVAAQASAPLRRSGLITLMAATILVAFAALSQAMALTLSDAKSQGLIGEMATGYVGYPSAPSAAVKQLGDGVNLGRKSHYADIAAKEGTSLTVVEQLAGKKLIEQAPAGTYVNDGSGWRRK; encoded by the coding sequence ATGACAGCATTCAACCGTTCCGTTGCCGCGCAGGCGTCAGCCCCGCTCCGCAGGTCTGGCCTGATTACCCTGATGGCGGCGACGATCCTCGTGGCCTTCGCGGCCCTGTCGCAGGCCATGGCGCTGACCCTGTCGGATGCCAAGTCCCAGGGGCTAATCGGCGAAATGGCGACGGGCTATGTGGGCTATCCCTCCGCGCCGTCGGCTGCGGTCAAGCAGCTGGGGGATGGGGTCAATCTCGGCCGCAAGTCGCATTACGCGGATATTGCTGCCAAGGAAGGCACGTCGCTGACGGTGGTGGAGCAGCTCGCCGGCAAGAAGCTGATCGAGCAGGCCCCGGCGGGGACCTATGTGAATGACGGCTCCGGCTGGCGGCGCAAGTAA
- a CDS encoding Crp/Fnr family transcriptional regulator yields the protein MPGGSAAADALSPSLPRDTSIPCVSCDVRSRAVCAVMSDDELGRLSKLTQNQTYAPGEALFFEGDEAGACFIVQDGALKLYKLLPDGRRQITGFLFKGDFLGLSPKEEYGFTAEVLEEAHACVLPAERMDELIADYPKLSNRLLNLASMELASAQEQMLLLGRKTAQERIASFLLWLSQRAADRGEESNPVRVPMSRSDMGDYLGLTVETVSRSITKLKTTGVITLKEGNRIEINDPELMTAIAAGDGC from the coding sequence ATGCCGGGGGGAAGCGCAGCGGCGGATGCCTTGTCACCCTCCCTGCCCAGGGATACGTCCATTCCCTGCGTCAGCTGCGATGTGCGCTCGCGGGCCGTGTGCGCCGTGATGTCGGACGATGAACTGGGGCGGCTGTCAAAACTCACTCAGAACCAGACCTATGCGCCCGGCGAAGCCCTGTTCTTTGAGGGGGACGAGGCGGGGGCCTGCTTCATCGTGCAGGATGGCGCGCTCAAGCTCTACAAGCTGCTGCCGGATGGCCGGCGCCAGATCACGGGCTTCCTGTTCAAGGGCGATTTTCTGGGCCTGAGCCCGAAGGAAGAATACGGCTTTACCGCGGAAGTGCTGGAAGAAGCGCATGCCTGTGTATTGCCGGCGGAGCGCATGGACGAGCTGATCGCCGATTACCCAAAGCTCTCAAACCGCCTGCTCAACCTGGCTTCCATGGAGCTTGCGTCGGCGCAGGAGCAGATGCTGCTGCTGGGGCGGAAGACAGCGCAGGAGCGCATTGCGTCCTTCCTGCTGTGGCTGTCGCAGCGGGCGGCTGACCGGGGGGAAGAGTCCAACCCCGTGCGGGTGCCGATGAGCCGCAGCGACATGGGCGACTATCTGGGCCTGACGGTGGAGACCGTAAGCCGGTCAATCACCAAGCTGAAGACCACCGGCGTCATCACGCTGAAGGAAGGCAACCGGATCGAGATCAATGATCCGGAGCTGATGACCGCAATTGCCGCGGGCGACGGCTGCTGA
- the cysQ gene encoding 3'(2'),5'-bisphosphate nucleotidase CysQ: MSDASLLNAITDIAIDAGARIMTLYEKPIAVTEKDDKSPVTEADQAAEDIILARLAQAAPDIPVVSEEAAAAGNIPAFGDRFFLVDPLDGTREYIKRNGEFTVNIALVENGVPVAGVVYAPALSLLYAGSEGTGAFEKKVDAHRKADAEAPRTITTRKGPSDGLIAIASRSHRDHKTEEFLNHYNVRDIVAAGSSLKFCVVARGEADIYPRHGRTMEWDTAAGHAVLSAAGGSVTRLDGSPLTYGKLADDLANPYFIAKGDPSAY, from the coding sequence GTGTCCGACGCATCCCTTCTCAACGCCATCACCGACATCGCCATCGACGCCGGTGCCCGCATCATGACGCTGTATGAAAAGCCGATCGCGGTAACCGAGAAGGACGACAAGTCACCGGTGACGGAAGCCGACCAGGCCGCCGAGGACATCATCCTCGCCCGCCTCGCCCAGGCAGCGCCCGACATTCCCGTGGTGTCGGAGGAAGCAGCCGCCGCCGGCAACATTCCCGCCTTCGGAGACCGTTTCTTCCTGGTGGACCCGCTGGACGGCACCCGCGAATACATCAAGCGCAACGGCGAATTCACCGTGAACATCGCGCTGGTCGAAAACGGCGTTCCGGTCGCAGGCGTCGTCTACGCTCCCGCCCTGTCGCTGCTTTATGCCGGATCCGAGGGCACCGGTGCCTTTGAAAAAAAGGTGGATGCCCACCGCAAGGCGGATGCTGAGGCACCCCGCACCATCACCACGCGCAAGGGCCCGTCAGACGGTCTCATCGCCATCGCCAGCCGCAGCCACCGCGATCACAAGACCGAGGAATTCCTCAACCACTACAATGTGCGCGACATCGTGGCGGCGGGCTCGTCCCTGAAATTCTGCGTGGTCGCGCGCGGCGAGGCCGACATCTACCCCCGCCATGGCCGCACCATGGAATGGGACACCGCCGCAGGCCACGCCGTGCTGTCAGCAGCAGGCGGCAGCGTCACCCGCCTTGACGGGTCACCCCTCACCTACGGCAAGCTCGCCGACGACCTGGCAAACCCCTACTTCATCGCCAAGGGCGATCCGTCCGCCTACTGA
- a CDS encoding histidine phosphotransferase family protein, protein MTGEMSFGETPSSNDAGGEGAAPDAHKPDELEFAALLCSRVCHDVISPVGAIVNGLEVLEEEEDDEMREHALLLIAKSALQASAKLQFARLAFGASGSAGAMIEVGDAIKAADGLLSGGRVTASWESKPGALHKTRLKLLMNVFQFALGAIPRGGDLKVIIEDGNEGMMVVATGTKARIPEHADLAQGEKLSSLPDSRAVQPYLIGLLCRAVHAKLSVAQAMEEGPVTFTITYGPDAELPDGMIG, encoded by the coding sequence ATGACAGGCGAAATGTCGTTCGGTGAGACCCCCAGCAGCAATGATGCGGGCGGCGAGGGCGCTGCACCGGATGCTCACAAGCCGGACGAGCTGGAATTCGCAGCGCTCCTGTGTTCGCGCGTGTGCCATGACGTGATCAGCCCGGTGGGCGCGATCGTCAACGGGCTGGAAGTGCTCGAGGAGGAAGAAGACGACGAGATGCGGGAGCACGCGCTGCTGCTGATCGCCAAGAGCGCGCTCCAGGCCTCCGCCAAACTGCAATTTGCCCGCCTTGCCTTTGGCGCATCCGGCTCAGCCGGGGCGATGATTGAGGTCGGGGATGCCATCAAGGCAGCCGACGGGCTGTTGAGCGGCGGCCGGGTGACGGCCTCCTGGGAAAGCAAGCCCGGGGCGCTGCACAAGACCCGCCTCAAGCTCCTGATGAATGTGTTCCAGTTCGCTCTTGGTGCCATTCCGCGCGGCGGCGACCTCAAGGTCATCATCGAGGATGGCAATGAGGGCATGATGGTGGTTGCAACCGGAACGAAAGCCCGGATTCCCGAACATGCGGACCTCGCGCAGGGCGAAAAGCTGTCGTCCCTGCCCGACAGCCGTGCGGTGCAGCCTTACCTTATCGGCCTGCTGTGCCGGGCGGTTCATGCGAAGCTGTCCGTTGCGCAGGCGATGGAGGAAGGGCCGGTCACATTTACCATCACATACGGCCCGGACGCTGAACTCCCAGATGGTATGATCGGATAG